One genomic window of Medicago truncatula cultivar Jemalong A17 chromosome 1, MtrunA17r5.0-ANR, whole genome shotgun sequence includes the following:
- the LOC25482069 gene encoding uncharacterized protein isoform X3, with translation MLRICFRRTRPLLRFPNPYKYYISSSSSSNSHSPEKISQNPQITPPTVPNKLSPVTPSSFLSKTSIVALSTAVVASVAFLSYDYGRETQSQSDQSKSPNPLYTTAEHAAHRSAESINRIFHHVKRTSLAATVLWQSLRSVLSSANHEVRSGFEIRVAALLADISAANSSRRAAIVGAGGGAVVDWLLDSVAVVKDAGGGTQAEAARALAYLISDPDVSAAVFARPHAVPNLLRFIFSCKPRRSKNKTKNSRRSAFDLSDSLKGRSMLVAAIMDIVTSSCDNAEKVSFRPSLPGNAETRDIAAALQVIEEGGLHLDEPPEDDDDGGGTGRKGIGIKILGGTSVLGLSRTRDEMEFDNTDFDHEEEPLKHRTPTTLVYHKFDDSLVKQNMSSVVVPGLWDDLHCEQVAVPFATWALANWATTSKLNRSRIQELDQDGNAVLSALMAPERSVKWHASLVVRLLLEDRDTPLNESVSDWSSNLLSTILHACKHEDVSLARVAFSAFLLSVERSPGVQKTVMEKGLNSMRDIAKTTKHMQVQEAIAKTLELLCTGDRHLSLEESQKWSGILIPWVFGTFSSDIIRSSAIKILSQILEDYGATSVPLSQGWLVMLLNEVQDSIKKSIDKGVSQPKSDKVKTLINNANIASAAQVAKQLSSAVVNLAAKQLRTVSTSEDISPLVDFLSLEPLAGPFKILKKDSLPKFGAADSALATLKGIKALTEVCAEDSESQDKIVDFGILCLLRRFLLNDDYERLAAIEAYDASSRAHDGQERKSSEGEEPPRSDINDPASVRVPPTAHIRRHAARLLTILSLLPRVKKIIIADKTWCSWLDDCANGKIPGCSDLKLQSYARAALLNIFCNDRINGTSDSAGSSGGTGPSGGGVNNYNLCPRYDDMIFLINSHLPHWKCSNETYRQGSFSEDIYVVTSAVVEDGTKSLNDGTCSSGSSDSTKSSLDADCPPLDVVFVHGLRGGPYKTWRISEDKSSTMSTLVEKVDEEAGKLGTFWPGEWLSSDFPNARLFTLRYKTNLTQWSGASLPLQDISFSSFPFSWKC, from the exons atgCTTCGAATCTGTTTTAGAAGAACACGACCCCTTCTTCGTTTCCCTAATCCCTACAAATACtacatttcttcttcatcatcttccaaTTCACATTCACCGGAGAAAATTTCACAAAATCCCCAAATTACCCCTCCAACCGTTCCTAACAAACTCTCTCCTGTAACCCCTTCCTCATTCCTCTCCAAAACCTCCATCGTCGCTCTCTCCACCGCCGTTGTCGCCTCCGTCGCATTCCTCTCCTACGATTACGGCCGCGAAACTCAATCACAATCCGATCAATCCAAATCCCCTAATCCTCTCTACACCACCGCCGAACACGCCGCACATCGTTCCGCCGAATCCATCAACCGAATCTTCCACCACGTAAAACGAACAAGCCTCGCCGCCACTGTTTTATGGCAGTCGCTAAGGTCGGTGTTATCTTCCGCGAACCACGAGGTTCGGTCTGGATTCGAGATTCGCGTGGCGGCGTTGCTGGCAGATATTTCTGCGGCGAATTCGAGCCGGAGAGCGGCGATTGTGGGTGCTGGTGGCGGTGCGGTTGTGGATTGGTTGCTTGATTCTGTTGCGGTTGTGAAGGATGCTGGTGGTGGTACTCAGGCGGAGGCGGCGAGAGCATTGGCGTATTTGATTTCGGATCCTGATGTTTCTGCTGCTGTGTTTGCGCGGCCTCACGCTGTTCCGAATCTTCTGAGGTTTATCTTCTCTTGCAAACCGCGGCGTTCGAAGAATAAAACG AAGAATTCGAGACGTAGTGCATTTGACCTTTCTGATTCTTTGAAAGGTAGGAGCATGCTTGTGGCTGCTATAATGGACATTGTTACATCCAGCTGTGACAATGCAGAGAAGGTATCTTTTAGGCCGTCTTTGCCTGGAAATGCTGAAACCAGAGATATTGCTGCTGCCCTGCAAGTTATTGAGGAAGGGGGTTTGCATTTGGACGAGCCTccagaggatgatgatgatggtggtgggACAGGAAGGAAAGGGATTGGAATCAAGATACTTGGAGGTACCTCTGTTTTAGGACTTTCAAGGACCCGTGATGAAATGGAGTTTGATAATACTGATTTtgatcatgaagaagaaccgTTGAAGCACAGGACACCAACAACCCTCGTGTACCATAAGTTTGATGATTCGCTGGTAAAACAAAATATGTCCTCTGTTGTCGTACCTGGTCTCTGGGATGATTTACACTGTGAACAAGTTGCTGTTCCTTTTGCCACCTGGGCATTGGCAAATTGGGCAACCACATCAAAGTTGAATAGATCTCGTATTCAGGAACTAGATCAGGATGGAAATGCTGTCTTGTCTGCTCTAATGGCACCTGAGAGATCTGTAAAATGGCATGCGAGTTTGGTGGTGCGGTTGCTTTTAGAAGACCGTGATACACCTTTGAATGAATCTGTTTCTGATTGGAGTTCCAATCTTCTTTCTACTATATTGCATGCATGTAAGCATGAAGATGTTTCGTTGGCTCGGGTAGCTTTTTCTGCCTTTCTTTTATCTGTTGAGAGGAGTCCTGGGGTACAGAAGACTGTGATGGAGAAGGGTCTTAATTCGATGAGAGACATTGCTAAGACAACAAAGCATATGCAGGTGCAAGAAGCAATAGCAAAGACATTAGAACTACTCTGTACAGGAGATCGTCATTTATCTCTTGAAGAGAGTCAGAAGTGGTCGGGTATTCTCATTCCCTGGGTTTTTGGAACATTTTCTTCTGATATTATACGAAGTTCAGCCATAAAAATACTGTCTCAGATCCTTGAAGACTATGGAGCAACATCTGTACCACTTTCCCAAGGATGGTTGGTCATGCTGTTAAATGAAGTACAAGATTCCATCAAGAAATCAATTGATAAAGGAGTCAGTCAACCAAAAAGTGATAAAGTGAag ACTTTAATCAATAATGCAAATATTGCTTCTGCTGCACAAGTTGCAAAGCAGCTTTCAAGTGCTGTTGTTAATCTGGCAGCTAAACAATTGAGAACTGTGTCTACTTCTGAGGATATATCCCCACTTGTAGATTTTCTTTCCCTGGAACCTTTAGCAGGGccgtttaaaattttaaaaaaggatAGTCTGCCTAAATTCGGTGCTGCAGATTCTGCCTTGGCAACCCTTAAAGGTATCAAGGCTCTGACTGAAGTATGTGCAGAAGACTCCGAGTCTCAGGACAAGATTGTTGATTTTGGCATTTTATGTTTGCTGAGGCGCTTTTTGTTGAATGACGATTATGAGAGACTGGCTGCTATCGAAGCTTATGATGCATCATCAAGAGCGCACGACGGGCAGGAAAGGAAATCAAGTGAAGGTGAGGAACCACCTAGATCAGATATAAATGATCCAGCTAGTGTCCGAGTTCCCCCAACAGCTCATATCCGTAGGCATGCAGCTCGGTTGTTGACCATCCTCTCACTGCTTCCCAGAGTCAAGAAGATAATTATAGCTGATAAAACTTGGTGCAGTTGGCTTGATGATTGTGCTAATGGTAAGATTCCGGGTTGCAGTGACCTTAAGTTGCAAAGTTATGCTAGGGCAGcacttttaaatatattttgcaatGACCGGATTAATGGAACGTCTGACAGTGCCGGTTCTTCTGGTGGTACCGGCCCTTCTGGTGGTGGTGTAAACAATTATAATTTGTGTCCTCGTTATGATGACAtgatatttttgataaattctCATCTTCCTCACTGGAAGTGTTCCAATGAAACATATCGGCAAGGATCCTTCTCGGAAGACATATATGTAGTCACCTCTGCTGTTGTTGAGGATGGGACCAAATCCTTGAATGATGGGACCTGCTCTAGTGGTTCAAGTGATTCAACTAAAAGCAGCCTAGATGCAGACTGTCCTCCACTAGATGTGGTTTTTGTCCACGGCCTCCGTGGCGGCCCTTACAAAACTTG